A window from Nocardioides mesophilus encodes these proteins:
- a CDS encoding DNA topoisomerase IB, whose translation MARLRTVSPNSKGWTRRRAGRGFVYLDGAGVRLPAEDVQRIRDLVIPPAWQDVWICPHPNGHIQAVGVDAAGRRQYLYHPDWRAKRDQLKFDRVAQVAQRLPDVRAMILQHLALDGMPQERAVATAVRLLDLGYFRIGSDAYADTNGSFGLTTLQKRHVRRRQDQLVFRFTGKSGIEHLIEIDDPLAVAAVETMRRRRGGGDRLLAYKERLWTPMDASMVNTYLREWTGADITAKDFRTWHATVLAAAALADSDEPGDTKTSRKRAVVAAMKEVSSYLGNTPTIARSSYVDPRVIDLYEDGVTIGSAVRRSYDSPDEKQLAIERAVSRMLDSAPEQLGRASRTRALTR comes from the coding sequence ATGGCACGGCTGCGCACGGTCTCCCCGAACAGCAAGGGCTGGACGCGTCGTCGGGCCGGCCGGGGGTTCGTCTACCTCGACGGCGCCGGCGTGCGGCTGCCGGCCGAGGACGTGCAGCGGATCCGCGACCTGGTGATCCCGCCGGCCTGGCAGGACGTGTGGATCTGTCCGCACCCCAACGGGCACATCCAGGCAGTCGGCGTGGACGCCGCCGGGAGGCGTCAGTACCTCTACCACCCCGACTGGCGGGCCAAGCGTGACCAGCTGAAGTTCGACCGGGTGGCCCAGGTCGCGCAGAGGCTGCCGGACGTGCGGGCGATGATCCTGCAGCACCTCGCGCTCGACGGGATGCCGCAGGAGCGCGCGGTGGCCACCGCGGTGCGCCTGCTCGACCTCGGCTACTTCCGGATCGGCAGCGACGCCTACGCCGACACCAACGGCAGCTTCGGCCTGACCACGTTGCAGAAGCGGCACGTGCGCCGCCGCCAGGACCAGCTGGTCTTCCGGTTCACCGGCAAGTCGGGCATCGAGCACCTGATCGAGATCGACGACCCGCTGGCCGTCGCCGCGGTCGAGACGATGCGCCGCCGACGGGGTGGCGGTGACCGGCTGCTGGCCTACAAGGAGCGGCTCTGGACCCCGATGGACGCCTCGATGGTCAACACCTACCTGCGCGAGTGGACCGGTGCCGACATCACCGCCAAGGACTTCCGCACCTGGCACGCGACGGTGCTCGCCGCCGCCGCGCTTGCCGACAGCGACGAGCCGGGGGACACCAAGACCTCCCGGAAGCGGGCGGTCGTGGCCGCCATGAAGGAGGTGTCGTCGTACCTCGGCAACACCCCGACCATCGCCCGCAGCTCCTACGTCGACCCGCGGGTGATCGACCTGTACGAGGACGGTGTGACGATCGGCTCGGCGGTCCGCCGCTCCTACGACTCGCCCGACGAGAAGCAGCTGGCGATCGAGCGGGCGGTCAGCCGGATGCTCGACTCGGCCCCGGAGCAGCTCGGCCGTGCGTCCCGGACCCGCGCCCTCACTCGGTGA
- a CDS encoding class I SAM-dependent methyltransferase has product MAEPLLRALARVRGVLLDDAALVRAVGSGRQKGRTPRWRRVELRYVDLKAGRRLQVTAYDDTQAHTSNHEPGPDARDAVDALLDEPFGNWHVETADASGGETVQLRVTKKREAMVHVSARPAQATQEGDEGQEAGEPHAHDRRKPRLLPEDHPVLRAIGIADEQGRIKPSRQAKYRQVEEFLRSLGPAVDEALASGRLRSPTAEEPLRVVDLGCGNAYLTFAAHAYLSAVRGLPVHVVGVDVKAQSREHATALAEQLGITGSMTFVQGDIAGASLDGVLAGPPDVVLALHACDTATDDALARAVGWDAALVLAAPCCHHDVAAQLRRTPTPTPYSLLTRHGILRERFADTLTDAMRAGVLRQVGYRVEVIEFVESKHTPRNTLLRAVRTGAPAADSARREYDELTGTWGVRPRLAELLHDRMG; this is encoded by the coding sequence ATGGCCGAGCCGCTGCTGCGGGCGCTGGCCCGCGTGCGCGGGGTGCTGCTCGACGACGCCGCGCTGGTGCGCGCCGTCGGCTCCGGCCGTCAGAAGGGCCGGACGCCGCGCTGGCGCCGGGTCGAGCTGCGCTACGTCGACCTCAAGGCCGGCCGGCGCCTCCAGGTGACGGCGTACGACGACACCCAGGCGCACACCTCCAACCACGAGCCCGGCCCGGATGCCCGTGACGCCGTCGACGCGCTGCTCGACGAGCCGTTCGGCAACTGGCACGTCGAGACCGCCGACGCCTCGGGCGGCGAGACCGTGCAGCTGCGGGTCACCAAGAAGCGCGAGGCGATGGTGCACGTGTCCGCCCGGCCGGCGCAGGCAACCCAGGAGGGCGACGAGGGTCAGGAGGCCGGGGAGCCGCACGCCCACGACCGGCGCAAGCCCCGGCTGCTGCCCGAGGACCACCCGGTGCTGCGGGCGATCGGCATCGCCGACGAGCAGGGCCGGATCAAGCCCAGCCGGCAGGCGAAGTACCGCCAGGTCGAGGAGTTCCTGCGCAGCCTCGGGCCGGCGGTCGACGAGGCGCTCGCCTCCGGCCGGCTGCGGAGCCCGACCGCGGAGGAGCCGCTGCGGGTGGTCGACCTCGGCTGCGGCAACGCCTACCTGACGTTCGCGGCGCACGCGTACCTCTCGGCCGTGCGCGGCCTGCCCGTCCACGTGGTCGGTGTGGACGTCAAGGCCCAGTCGCGCGAGCACGCCACGGCGCTCGCGGAGCAGCTCGGGATCACCGGCTCCATGACGTTCGTGCAGGGCGACATCGCCGGGGCGTCGCTGGACGGCGTGCTGGCCGGCCCGCCCGACGTGGTGCTGGCGCTGCACGCCTGCGACACCGCCACCGACGACGCGCTGGCCCGCGCCGTGGGCTGGGACGCCGCGCTCGTGCTGGCCGCGCCCTGCTGCCACCACGACGTCGCCGCGCAGCTGCGCCGGACGCCGACCCCGACGCCGTACTCCCTGCTCACCCGGCACGGGATCCTGCGCGAGCGGTTCGCCGACACCCTCACCGACGCGATGCGCGCCGGGGTGCTGCGCCAGGTGGGCTACCGCGTCGAGGTGATCGAGTTCGTGGAGAGCAAGCACACCCCGCGCAACACGCTGCTGCGCGCGGTGCGCACCGGCGCCCCCGCGGCGGACTCCGCGCGCCGCGAGTACGACGAGCTGACCGGCACCTGGGGTGTCCGGCCGCGGCTCGCGGAGCTGCTGCATGACCGCATGGGCTAG
- a CDS encoding Gfo/Idh/MocA family protein, producing MNDEATSVVRVGVVGAGAMGAAHVQTLTRWVGGARVSAVHDADPERTAQVAQLAGARAAASAEQLVGADDVDAVLVAAPDPLHEELVLACLAGGLPVLCEKPLATGTEGSRRVVDAELAGGRRLVQVGFMRRFDPAYVELRALVRSGALGDVRAAHCVHRNAQAHPDATSEGVLVNSMIHELDVVPWLLDDPLAAVTVHAARVPAGALRDVQVAVLETVAGAVVTVEVSVNARYGYDIHTEVVGTAGTASLTPPYGLGVRRAGLSGRVVGGDFVARFADAYREELAAWVQGIREDRPVGPSAWDGHRANLAASAAVESLHGAGRVEVPHEPTPPLYA from the coding sequence GTGAACGACGAAGCCACGAGTGTGGTCCGGGTCGGGGTGGTCGGAGCGGGCGCCATGGGTGCCGCGCACGTGCAGACCCTGACCCGCTGGGTGGGCGGGGCCCGGGTGAGCGCGGTCCACGACGCCGACCCGGAGCGGACCGCCCAGGTCGCCCAGCTCGCCGGGGCCCGGGCCGCAGCCTCCGCCGAGCAGCTGGTCGGCGCCGACGACGTCGACGCGGTGCTGGTCGCAGCGCCGGACCCGCTGCACGAGGAGCTCGTGCTCGCCTGCCTGGCTGGCGGCCTGCCGGTGCTCTGCGAGAAGCCGCTGGCGACCGGCACCGAGGGCTCCCGGCGGGTGGTCGACGCCGAGCTGGCCGGTGGCCGCCGGCTGGTCCAGGTCGGGTTCATGCGCCGCTTCGACCCCGCCTACGTCGAGCTGCGGGCCCTGGTCCGCAGCGGCGCGCTGGGCGACGTCCGGGCCGCCCACTGCGTGCACCGCAACGCCCAGGCCCATCCGGACGCGACGTCGGAGGGGGTGCTGGTCAACTCGATGATCCACGAGCTCGACGTGGTCCCGTGGCTGCTCGACGACCCGCTGGCGGCGGTCACGGTGCACGCGGCGCGGGTGCCGGCCGGGGCGCTGCGCGACGTCCAGGTCGCCGTCCTCGAGACGGTCGCCGGGGCGGTCGTCACCGTCGAGGTGTCGGTGAACGCCCGTTACGGCTACGACATCCACACCGAGGTGGTCGGCACCGCCGGCACGGCCTCCCTTACGCCGCCGTACGGGCTGGGCGTCCGCCGGGCCGGCCTGTCCGGCCGGGTGGTCGGCGGCGACTTCGTGGCCCGGTTCGCCGACGCCTACCGCGAGGAGCTGGCCGCCTGGGTGCAGGGGATCCGCGAGGACCGGCCGGTCGGGCCGTCGGCCTGGGACGGCCACCGTGCCAACCTGGCCGCCTCCGCCGCCGTCGAGTCCTTGCACGGCGCCGGCCGGGTCGAGGTGCCGCACGAGCCGACCCCACCGCTCTACGCCTGA
- a CDS encoding Gfo/Idh/MocA family protein: MSEVGELGVAVVGFGWMGQVHSRAWARLPHHYPAAALRPRLVAVAEPDAGRRDEAVSGYGFLAADADWRRVLERDDVDVVSVCGPNFVHREIGTAVAASGRHLWIEKPAGRNLEDTEAIAAAVRAAGVRSAVGFNYRNAPAVEVARELVGAGRLGEVESVEVRMLADYSAHPDGVLSWRFDPALAGTGVLGDLASHGFDLALYVAGGSTGPITELVADQATFVAQRPLAGGAVSHFARGGDGPRGPVGNEDHAAALLRFGSGARGHLVASRVAVGEQCGYGFEVRGTAGALAWDFRRMGELRVCLDQDFQDAAWTTRFIAPGDGELGAFQPGAGVAMGYDDLKVVEAHRLVESIGTGTPVGATIEDAVRTARLVAAMGTSYDERRWVIL, translated from the coding sequence GTGAGCGAGGTCGGGGAGCTCGGGGTCGCGGTCGTCGGATTCGGCTGGATGGGCCAGGTGCACTCCCGGGCCTGGGCGCGGCTGCCCCACCACTACCCGGCCGCTGCGCTGCGGCCCCGCCTGGTCGCGGTCGCCGAGCCCGACGCCGGCCGCCGTGACGAGGCGGTGTCCGGCTACGGGTTCCTCGCCGCCGACGCGGACTGGCGCCGCGTGCTGGAGCGCGACGACGTCGACGTGGTGAGCGTCTGCGGCCCGAACTTCGTGCACCGCGAGATCGGTACGGCGGTCGCGGCGTCCGGGCGGCACCTCTGGATCGAGAAGCCGGCCGGCCGGAACCTCGAGGACACCGAGGCCATCGCGGCAGCGGTCCGCGCGGCCGGGGTCCGGTCCGCGGTCGGCTTCAACTACCGCAACGCTCCGGCCGTCGAGGTGGCCCGCGAGCTCGTCGGAGCCGGTCGCCTCGGCGAGGTCGAGTCGGTGGAGGTCCGGATGCTCGCCGACTACTCCGCCCATCCCGACGGCGTGCTGTCGTGGCGCTTCGACCCCGCCCTCGCCGGCACCGGCGTCCTGGGGGACCTGGCCAGTCACGGCTTCGACCTGGCGCTGTACGTCGCCGGCGGCAGCACCGGGCCCATCACGGAGCTGGTCGCCGACCAGGCCACCTTCGTCGCGCAGCGGCCGCTGGCCGGCGGCGCCGTGTCGCACTTCGCCCGCGGCGGCGACGGGCCGCGCGGGCCGGTCGGCAACGAGGACCACGCCGCCGCGCTGCTGCGGTTCGGGTCCGGCGCACGGGGACACCTGGTGGCCTCCCGGGTCGCCGTCGGAGAGCAGTGCGGCTACGGCTTCGAGGTGCGCGGCACCGCGGGTGCGCTGGCCTGGGACTTCCGCCGGATGGGCGAGCTCCGGGTGTGCCTGGACCAGGACTTCCAGGACGCCGCCTGGACGACCCGCTTCATCGCGCCCGGCGACGGCGAGCTCGGCGCCTTCCAGCCCGGCGCCGGGGTGGCGATGGGCTACGACGACCTCAAGGTGGTCGAGGCGCACCGGTTGGTCGAGTCCATCGGCACCGGCACACCGGTGGGCGCCACGATCGAGGACGCGGTGCGCACCGCCCGGCTCGTCGCGGCGATGGGGACCTCCTACGACGAGAGACGGTGGGTAATCCTGTGA
- a CDS encoding ATP-binding cassette domain-containing protein → MGTTATDPRPGVPDLPPTGTPLIEVDSIGKTYGSVVALVDVSTTVHAGEVTCVLGDNGAGKSTFIKILAGAHEHTSGRFVVDGVSRHFSSPRAALNLGIATVYQDLAVVPLMPVWRNFFLGSELTKGRGPLRRLDIKAMKRIAKQELAAMGIDLRDLDQPIGTLSGGERQCVAISRAVYFGARVLILDEPTAALGVRQSGVVLKYIAKARDRGLGVIFITHNPHHAYPVGDRFMLLRRGRSMGTFTKAELPLDELVRMMAGGTELEALSHELERDLPGSAVTRELEAEVAQVRPDSPDQPA, encoded by the coding sequence ATGGGCACCACCGCGACCGACCCGCGCCCGGGAGTCCCGGACCTGCCGCCGACCGGCACGCCGCTCATCGAGGTCGACTCGATCGGCAAGACCTACGGCTCGGTGGTGGCCCTGGTCGACGTCAGCACCACCGTGCACGCCGGCGAGGTCACCTGCGTGCTCGGGGACAACGGCGCCGGCAAGTCCACGTTCATCAAGATCCTCGCCGGGGCGCACGAGCACACCAGCGGCCGCTTCGTCGTCGACGGGGTGAGCCGCCACTTCTCCTCGCCACGGGCAGCGCTCAACCTCGGCATCGCCACGGTCTACCAGGACCTCGCGGTCGTGCCGCTGATGCCGGTCTGGCGCAACTTCTTCCTCGGCTCCGAGCTCACCAAGGGCCGCGGCCCGCTGCGGCGCCTGGACATCAAGGCGATGAAGCGGATCGCGAAGCAGGAGCTCGCCGCGATGGGCATCGACCTGCGCGACCTCGACCAGCCGATCGGCACGCTCTCCGGCGGCGAGCGGCAGTGCGTGGCGATCTCGCGCGCCGTGTACTTCGGGGCGCGGGTGCTGATCCTCGACGAGCCCACCGCCGCGCTCGGGGTGCGGCAGTCCGGCGTGGTGCTCAAGTACATCGCCAAGGCCCGCGACCGCGGCCTCGGCGTCATCTTCATCACCCACAACCCGCACCACGCCTATCCGGTGGGGGACCGGTTCATGCTGCTGCGCCGCGGCCGGAGCATGGGCACCTTCACCAAGGCCGAGCTGCCCCTCGACGAGCTGGTCCGGATGATGGCCGGCGGCACCGAGCTGGAGGCGCTCAGCCACGAGCTGGAGCGGGACCTGCCCGGCTCCGCGGTGACCCGCGAGCTCGAGGCCGAGGTGGCGCAGGTGCGGCCGGACTCCCCGGACCAGCCCGCGTGA
- a CDS encoding ABC transporter permease, with the protein MSTSTAAGRGAPDTGPPAAGDERLSSRHRLAGVLRRPEIGAFAGALVIFLFFTFRTDSFFEPAGASTWIFNASTIGIMAVAVALLMIGGEFDLSAGAMIGTTGLTTGILMSEYDVNVWLAILAALVLAVAIGALNGLVVMWTRLPSFIVTLGTFFVLQGVNLAVTKILIGKVSVTGLQDAAGYYDGKQLFGSFVNLDMAWVPWLEANDAKTTLTLYAATFWFVGVTVAATWVLQRTRSGNWIFAVGGAQTSARQVGVPVLRTKVGLFITTAVAGWLVGMLQLFKTTTVQSTTGVGQEFIFIICAVVGGCLLTGGYGSAVGAALGALIYGMVQQGIPQAGWDNDWLYAFLGVMLLGAVLVNNWVKNRAESI; encoded by the coding sequence ATGAGCACCAGCACCGCTGCGGGACGGGGAGCGCCGGACACGGGGCCGCCCGCCGCCGGGGACGAACGGCTCTCGTCGCGGCACCGGCTGGCCGGCGTGCTGCGGCGCCCGGAGATCGGGGCGTTCGCGGGGGCGCTGGTCATCTTCTTGTTCTTCACCTTCCGCACCGACTCGTTCTTCGAGCCGGCCGGGGCGAGCACCTGGATCTTCAACGCCTCCACGATCGGGATCATGGCGGTCGCGGTGGCGCTGCTCATGATCGGCGGCGAGTTCGACCTCTCCGCCGGCGCGATGATCGGCACCACCGGCCTGACCACCGGGATCCTGATGTCGGAGTACGACGTCAACGTCTGGCTCGCGATCCTCGCCGCCCTGGTGCTGGCCGTCGCGATCGGCGCGCTCAACGGCCTGGTCGTGATGTGGACCCGGCTGCCGAGCTTCATCGTCACCCTCGGCACCTTCTTCGTGCTCCAGGGCGTCAACCTCGCCGTCACCAAGATCCTGATCGGCAAGGTCTCGGTGACCGGCCTCCAGGACGCCGCCGGCTACTACGACGGCAAGCAGCTCTTCGGCTCCTTCGTGAACCTGGACATGGCCTGGGTGCCGTGGCTCGAGGCCAACGACGCCAAGACCACGCTCACGTTGTACGCCGCCACCTTCTGGTTCGTCGGCGTCACGGTGGCGGCCACCTGGGTCCTGCAGCGCACCCGGTCCGGCAACTGGATCTTCGCCGTCGGCGGCGCGCAGACCAGCGCCCGGCAGGTCGGGGTGCCGGTGCTGCGCACCAAGGTCGGCCTGTTCATCACGACCGCGGTCGCCGGCTGGCTGGTCGGGATGCTGCAGCTGTTCAAGACCACCACCGTGCAGAGCACCACCGGCGTCGGGCAGGAGTTCATCTTCATCATCTGCGCCGTCGTCGGCGGCTGCCTGCTCACCGGCGGCTACGGCTCGGCGGTGGGCGCGGCGCTGGGGGCGCTGATCTACGGCATGGTGCAGCAGGGCATCCCGCAGGCCGGCTGGGACAACGACTGGCTCTACGCCTTCCTCGGCGTGATGCTGCTCGGCGCCGTACTCGTGAACAACTGGGTCAAGAACCGGGCGGAGTCGATCTGA
- a CDS encoding sugar ABC transporter substrate-binding protein has protein sequence MRIRRALTLGLAAGALVLAGCSTGEDSSSNAGGNESSSGGGGGDSAVSAQDIRIDVVTHAAPGDSFWDVVKAGADRAGKDLGVDVRYNSSPDPGEQSTLIDNAVADGTDGLVVSMANPDGLETSIKNAVQAGIPVITINSGIDQWKAFGAITHVGQSESIAGEAAGQQLKEAGATNAICVIHEAGNIGLEERCKAAADAFGGTMKNLQVDSTDLAGAQATIESQLSADSSIDAILTLNGDIAGRAVAAVDSSGRDVQIGTFDLNADVAKLVKDGKLLFAVDQQPYVQGYLGVTGIYLKLINGNDIGGGQPVYSGPAIVTQDNAGDVLKFAENGTR, from the coding sequence ATGAGGATCCGACGGGCACTGACCCTCGGGCTGGCCGCGGGGGCGCTCGTGCTCGCCGGCTGCAGCACCGGGGAGGACAGCAGCAGCAACGCCGGTGGCAACGAGAGCAGCAGCGGTGGTGGCGGTGGCGACAGCGCCGTCTCGGCGCAGGACATCCGGATCGACGTGGTGACGCACGCGGCGCCCGGCGACTCCTTCTGGGACGTCGTGAAGGCCGGGGCGGACCGCGCCGGCAAGGACCTCGGCGTCGACGTGCGCTACAACAGCTCCCCGGACCCGGGCGAGCAGAGCACGCTGATCGACAACGCGGTCGCCGACGGCACCGACGGGCTCGTGGTCTCGATGGCCAACCCCGACGGCCTGGAGACCAGCATCAAGAACGCCGTCCAGGCAGGCATCCCGGTGATCACCATCAACTCCGGCATCGACCAGTGGAAGGCGTTCGGCGCGATCACCCACGTCGGCCAGAGCGAGTCGATCGCCGGTGAGGCCGCTGGCCAGCAGCTGAAGGAGGCCGGGGCCACCAACGCGATCTGCGTGATCCACGAGGCCGGCAACATCGGGCTCGAGGAGCGCTGCAAGGCTGCCGCGGACGCCTTCGGCGGCACCATGAAGAACCTCCAGGTGGACAGCACCGACCTGGCCGGCGCACAGGCCACGATCGAGTCGCAGCTCAGCGCCGACAGCAGCATCGACGCCATCCTCACCCTCAACGGCGACATCGCCGGTCGCGCCGTGGCCGCCGTCGACTCCTCGGGTCGCGACGTGCAGATCGGCACCTTCGACCTGAACGCCGACGTGGCCAAGCTGGTCAAGGACGGCAAGCTGCTGTTCGCGGTCGACCAGCAGCCCTACGTGCAGGGCTACCTCGGGGTCACCGGCATCTACCTCAAGCTGATCAACGGCAACGACATCGGCGGTGGCCAGCCGGTCTACTCCGGGCCGGCGATCGTCACCCAGGACAACGCCGGGGACGTCTTGAAGTTCGCCGAGAACGGCACGCGCTGA
- the iolD gene encoding 3D-(3,5/4)-trihydroxycyclohexane-1,2-dione acylhydrolase (decyclizing) translates to MTTRLTVAQAVVRFLEAQYVERDGVRNPFFAGCWGIFGHGNVAGLGEALLERERAAAGTDGGPGGRVLRYHQARNEQAMVHAAVGYARHRDRLAAFACTASVGPGSTNMVTGAALATVNRIPVLLLPGDVFATRASNPVLQELEDPRSLDVSVNDCLRPVSRYWDRVNRPEQLPAALLAALRVLTDPVETGAVTLSLPQDVQAEAWDWDDELFAERVWHVGRPAVEDAALARALALLRTARRPLVVAGGGAIYSGATEALRDFAEMTGIPVAETQAGKGSLPYDHPCAVGAIGATGTTAADALAEEADVVLGVGTRYSDFTTGSRTVFANPDVRFVNLNVAAFDAHKLSAIAAVGDARRGLEQLREGLAGWQAPTGHTERAAVLAREWDEVVQRAYDQAHEPLPAQAEVLGVVNRLSRPGDVVVCAAGSMPGDLHKLWRTRDAKGYHVEYGYSCMGYEIAGGLGVKLAVLDAGEDRDVFVMVGDGSYLMMAQELVTAVAEGVKLVVVLVQNHGFASIGALSESLGSQRFGTRYRYRTGSGLDGDTLPVDLAANAASLGAHVIRADGVAGLEKAILEARAADVTTVVHVETDPLVGAPDSPAWWDVPVAATSGLESTRTARSTYEQHKARQRTHLRPSEGRG, encoded by the coding sequence ATGACGACGAGGTTGACGGTCGCCCAGGCGGTGGTCCGGTTCCTGGAGGCGCAGTACGTCGAGCGCGACGGCGTGCGGAACCCGTTCTTCGCCGGCTGCTGGGGGATCTTCGGGCACGGCAACGTCGCGGGTCTCGGCGAGGCGCTCCTGGAGCGGGAGCGCGCTGCGGCCGGCACCGACGGCGGCCCCGGGGGCCGGGTCCTGCGCTACCACCAGGCCCGCAACGAGCAGGCGATGGTGCACGCCGCGGTCGGCTACGCGCGGCACCGGGACCGGCTGGCCGCCTTCGCCTGCACCGCCTCGGTGGGACCGGGCTCGACGAACATGGTCACCGGGGCCGCGCTCGCCACCGTGAACCGGATCCCGGTGCTGCTGCTGCCCGGTGACGTGTTCGCGACCCGGGCCAGCAACCCGGTCCTGCAGGAGCTGGAGGACCCGCGCTCGCTCGACGTCAGCGTCAACGACTGCCTCCGCCCGGTGTCGCGCTACTGGGACCGGGTCAACCGGCCCGAGCAGCTGCCCGCGGCCCTGCTGGCGGCGCTCCGGGTGCTCACCGACCCCGTGGAGACCGGCGCGGTGACGCTCTCGCTGCCGCAGGACGTGCAGGCCGAGGCGTGGGACTGGGACGACGAGCTGTTCGCCGAGCGGGTCTGGCACGTCGGCCGCCCGGCCGTCGAGGACGCCGCGCTCGCGCGGGCGCTGGCACTGCTGCGCACAGCACGCAGACCGCTCGTGGTGGCCGGCGGCGGGGCGATCTACTCCGGCGCGACCGAGGCGCTGCGTGACTTCGCCGAGATGACGGGCATCCCGGTCGCGGAGACCCAGGCCGGCAAGGGCTCGCTGCCCTACGACCACCCTTGCGCGGTCGGGGCGATCGGCGCCACCGGGACGACCGCGGCCGACGCGCTGGCGGAGGAGGCTGACGTCGTGCTCGGCGTCGGCACCCGCTACAGCGACTTCACCACCGGGTCCCGGACGGTGTTCGCGAACCCCGACGTCCGGTTCGTGAACCTCAACGTGGCGGCCTTCGACGCGCACAAGCTCTCCGCGATCGCCGCGGTCGGCGACGCCCGGCGCGGTCTGGAGCAGCTGCGAGAAGGGCTCGCGGGCTGGCAGGCCCCCACCGGGCACACCGAGCGGGCCGCCGTACTGGCGCGGGAGTGGGACGAGGTGGTGCAGCGGGCCTACGACCAGGCGCACGAACCGCTGCCTGCGCAGGCGGAGGTGCTCGGAGTCGTCAACCGGCTCTCGCGACCCGGCGACGTCGTCGTCTGCGCGGCCGGGTCGATGCCCGGGGACCTGCACAAGCTCTGGCGGACCCGGGACGCCAAGGGCTACCACGTGGAGTACGGCTACTCCTGCATGGGCTACGAGATCGCCGGCGGGCTCGGCGTGAAGCTGGCCGTGCTCGACGCCGGCGAGGATCGCGACGTGTTCGTGATGGTCGGCGACGGCAGCTACCTGATGATGGCGCAGGAGCTGGTCACCGCGGTCGCCGAGGGGGTGAAGCTGGTGGTGGTGCTGGTGCAGAACCACGGATTCGCCTCGATCGGCGCGCTGTCGGAGTCGCTGGGATCCCAGCGGTTCGGGACGCGCTACCGCTACCGCACCGGATCCGGGCTGGACGGCGATACGCTGCCGGTCGACCTGGCTGCGAACGCCGCGAGCCTCGGGGCGCACGTCATCCGCGCGGACGGGGTGGCCGGACTGGAGAAGGCGATCCTCGAGGCTCGGGCGGCGGACGTGACCACGGTCGTGCACGTGGAGACCGATCCGCTGGTCGGCGCCCCGGACAGCCCGGCCTGGTGGGACGTCCCGGTCGCGGCGACCTCGGGGCTGGAGAGCACGCGGACGGCCCGGTCGACGTACGAGCAGCACAAGGCACGCCAACGCACCCACCTGCGGCCCTCCGAGGGTCGAGGATGA
- the iolB gene encoding 5-deoxy-glucuronate isomerase yields the protein MTGPVGGHHLRAGSAAGEGFDLLVTPESAGWGYSGLAVLSLDPGQSARVATGDSEMLVLPLSGACEVACDGERVSLAGRPDVFAHPTDFVYLPRDAVAEVTSAHGGRFALPAARCERRLSVRHQPAAAVPVELRGAGRASRQVNNFCAPEAFDADRLIACEVLTPGGNWSSYPPHKHDEESQTESRLEEIYYFEVADGPAGPGMGYQRVYASPGKEIDVLAEVRSGDVVLVPHGWHGPSMAVPGYDLYYLNVMAGPGDTRAWLIRDDPAHRWVRDTWADQPVDPRLPFGRNGEEER from the coding sequence ATGACCGGTCCCGTGGGCGGCCACCACCTCCGCGCCGGCAGCGCTGCCGGGGAGGGCTTCGACCTCCTCGTCACCCCGGAGTCGGCCGGCTGGGGCTACAGCGGCCTCGCCGTCCTCAGCCTCGACCCCGGCCAGAGCGCCCGGGTCGCGACCGGCGACTCCGAGATGCTGGTGCTGCCGCTGTCGGGGGCCTGCGAGGTCGCGTGCGACGGCGAGCGGGTGTCGCTGGCCGGCCGGCCCGACGTGTTCGCGCACCCCACCGACTTCGTCTACCTGCCTCGTGATGCGGTCGCCGAGGTGACCAGCGCCCACGGCGGCCGGTTCGCGCTGCCGGCGGCCCGCTGCGAGCGACGGCTGTCGGTGCGGCACCAGCCGGCCGCGGCGGTGCCGGTGGAGCTGCGCGGCGCCGGTCGGGCCAGCCGGCAGGTGAACAACTTCTGCGCCCCGGAGGCCTTCGACGCGGATCGGCTCATCGCCTGCGAGGTGCTGACCCCCGGCGGCAACTGGTCCTCCTACCCTCCGCACAAGCATGACGAGGAGTCGCAGACCGAGAGCCGGCTGGAGGAGATCTACTACTTCGAGGTCGCCGACGGCCCGGCCGGGCCGGGGATGGGCTACCAACGGGTCTACGCCAGTCCCGGCAAGGAGATCGACGTGCTCGCCGAGGTGCGCAGCGGCGACGTGGTGCTGGTCCCGCACGGCTGGCACGGCCCGTCGATGGCGGTGCCCGGCTACGACCTGTACTACCTCAACGTGATGGCCGGACCGGGCGACACCCGGGCCTGGCTGATCCGCGACGACCCGGCGCACCGCTGGGTCCGCGACACCTGGGCCGACCAGCCGGTCGACCCACGGCTGCCGTTCGGCAGGAACGGCGAGGAGGAGCGATGA